Proteins encoded within one genomic window of Onychostoma macrolepis isolate SWU-2019 chromosome 11, ASM1243209v1, whole genome shotgun sequence:
- the vipb gene encoding vasoactive intestinal peptide b isoform X2 → MISLSSCQMLLLMAICGVFCCRTLALPAISAYPDIRPGALDEDGEDDWTRDPSLQDLEAYKILYELANTVERPSRHADGLFTSGYSKLLGQLSAKEYLESLLAKRVSDELGMEQMPVKRHSDAVFTDNYSRYRKQMAAKKYLNSVLAGKRR, encoded by the exons ATGATTTCACTGAGCAGCTGTCAGATGCTCCTCCTGATGGCCATCTGTGGCGTCTTCTGCTGCAGGACTCTTGCACTGCCTGCCATCTCTGCATATCCTGACATCAG ACCAGGCGCTCTCGATGAAGACGGAGAGGACGACTGGACGAGAGACCCGTCTCTACAGGATCTGGAGGCGTATAAAATCCTGTATGAACTTGCAAACACCGTCGAGAG ACCATCCAGACACGCTGATGGGCTGTTCACGAGCGGATACAGCAAACTGCTCGGCCAACTGTCTGCTAAAGAATATCTGGAGTCTTTACTTGCAAAGAGAGTCAG TGATGAGCTGGGCATGGAGCAGATGCCTGTGAAACGTCACTCAGATGCCGTCTTCACAGACAACTACAGCCGCTACCGCAAACAGATGGCGGCCAAGAAATACCTCAACTCTGTTCTGGCAGGAAAAAGGAG GTGA
- the sult6b1 gene encoding sulfotransferase 6B1, with amino-acid sequence MSQTPPISEMKSRMDKAAKTKDEDKLYKREGILYSTILSPPETMDKLKDLEAREDDLILVAYPKCGFNWMVAVLRKILNASTGKNEKPPERPPLVEFLPPDVQEKLAEMPPRRLLGTHLHPDNIPPSFFTKKPKILVVFRNPKDTLVSYFHFMNKNPVLPSAEPWDKFFSDFMAGEVAWGSYFDHALAWEKRLDDPNVMIVTYEELKQNLPEGVKRVSEFFNLPLTDEQVSSIAGESTFSAMLENSQKSHGNFGSIFFRKGEVGDWKNHFSDAQSKEMDELFQAKLAGTNLGARLKYDLYCQ; translated from the exons ATGAGCCAAACACCACCTATAAGTGAAATGAAGTCTAGGATGGATAAGGCAGCGAAGACGAAGGATGAAGACAAGCTTTATAAGCGAGAGGGAATCCTGTACTCCACGATCCTAAGCCCTCCAGAGACCATGGACAAGTTAAAAGACCTGGAGGCCAGAGAGGATGACCTTATCCTGGTGGCGTACCCTAAATGTG GGTTTAACTGGATGGTGGCAGTCTTGCGTAAAATCTTGAATGCCTCCACTGGGAAAAATGAGAAACCGCCTGAAAGGCCCCCTCTGGTTGAGTTTTTACCTCCAGATGTTCAAGAG AAACTGGCTGAGATGCCCCCACGGAGGCTTCTGGGAACTCATCTGCACCCTGACAACATCCCTCCCTCTTTCTTTACTAAGAAACCAAAG ATTCTGGTAGTGTTCAGAAATCCAAAAGACACGCTCGTCTCATACTTCCATTTCATGAACAAAAACCCGGTTCTGCCCAGCGCTGAGCCGTGGGACAAGTTCTTCTCAGACTTCATGGCTGGTGAAG TTGCCTGGGGCTCTTATTTTGATCACGCTCTCGCCTGGGAGAAGCGTCTAGACGACCCAAACGTGATGATCGTGACATATGAGGAACTGAAACAG AACCTGCCAGAAGGTGTGAAGAGAGTCTCAGAGTTCTTCAACCTTCCACTGACCGATGAGCAGGTCAGCAGCATCGCCGGAGAAAGTACGTTCAGCGCCATGTTGGAAAACTCACAGAAATCTCATGGCAATTTCGGAAGCATCTTCTTCAGGAAAG GTGAGGTGGGCGACTGGAAGAATCATTTTTCTGATGCCCAGAGCAAAGAGATGGATGAGCTTTTCCAAGCCAAACTAGCTGGAACAAATCTCGGAGCCAGACTGAAGTATGACCTTTACTGCCAATAA
- the vipb gene encoding vasoactive intestinal peptide b isoform X1 — translation MISLSSCQMLLLMAICGVFCCRTLALPAISAYPDIRPGALDEDGEDDWTRDPSLQDLEAYKILYELANTVERPSRHADGLFTSGYSKLLGQLSAKEYLESLLAKRVSDELGMEQMPVKRHSDAVFTDNYSRYRKQMAAKKYLNSVLAGKRRYGSKKR, via the exons ATGATTTCACTGAGCAGCTGTCAGATGCTCCTCCTGATGGCCATCTGTGGCGTCTTCTGCTGCAGGACTCTTGCACTGCCTGCCATCTCTGCATATCCTGACATCAG ACCAGGCGCTCTCGATGAAGACGGAGAGGACGACTGGACGAGAGACCCGTCTCTACAGGATCTGGAGGCGTATAAAATCCTGTATGAACTTGCAAACACCGTCGAGAG ACCATCCAGACACGCTGATGGGCTGTTCACGAGCGGATACAGCAAACTGCTCGGCCAACTGTCTGCTAAAGAATATCTGGAGTCTTTACTTGCAAAGAGAGTCAG TGATGAGCTGGGCATGGAGCAGATGCCTGTGAAACGTCACTCAGATGCCGTCTTCACAGACAACTACAGCCGCTACCGCAAACAGATGGCGGCCAAGAAATACCTCAACTCTGTTCTGGCAGGAAAAAGGAGGTACGGCTCGAAAAAAAG GTGA